One region of Alosa alosa isolate M-15738 ecotype Scorff River chromosome 1, AALO_Geno_1.1, whole genome shotgun sequence genomic DNA includes:
- the b3gnt5b gene encoding lactosylceramide 1,3-N-acetyl-beta-D-glucosaminyltransferase B, with protein MFVKFRRPQRCHFVQVIFIGLMLSGIMLYWDKLNSFSFDNLSANPYHFLGMGPSFRNSSFTVSRAEARKFSNYHYLINHKNTCESSNVLLLLFVKSFPQNFARRQSIRLTWGNERYIDGELGVSVKVLFALGVHPHLKDRALIQGQLFREDQMYHDLIQQSFIDSFYNLTTKLLLQINWAHTYCSHAHFLMSADDDMLIHMPNLVTYLKQVHQAGTRDFWVGRVFNNTGPVRIKSSKYYVSPHLYPWDSYPAYTGGAGYVVSRDVASRIHQASLTLNATLHIDDVFMGICASVIGVAPKAHNFFSGEKKSPHHPCIYKQMMTSHGHESDLQELWGQATNPEVQKVDSGFTGKLYCSVIKCALLCNPFIRNTYPCNPSTIF; from the coding sequence ATGTTTGTGAAATTCCGACGGCCTCAGAGATGCCACTTTGTGCAGGTGATCTTCATTGGTCTTATGTTGTCAGGGATCATGCTTTATTGGGACAAATTGAACAGCTTCTCATTTGATAATTTAAGTGCAAATCCTTACCACTTCCTCGGCATGGGCCCAAGTTTCAGAAACAGTAGCTTCACTGTCAGCAGGGCGGAGGCTCGTAAATTCAGTAATTACCACTATTTGATCAACCACAAGAACACGTGTGAGTCCAGTAATGTGTTGCTCCTCCTTTTTGTCAAGAGTTTCCCTCAGAACTTTGCCCGTCGTCAAAGTATACGATTGACCTGGGGTAATGAGCGCTATATTGATGGTGAACTGGGTGTGTCTGTGAAGGTGCTGTTTGCTTTAGGTGTCCATCCACATCTGAAAGACAGGGCGCTGATCCAGGGTCAGTTATTTCGAGAGGACCAAATGTACCACGACTTAATCCAGCAGAGCTTCATCGATTCCTTCTACAACCTCACCACTAAACTACTTCTTCAGATCAACTGGGCACACACCTACTGTAGTCATGCTCACTTCCTAATGTCTGCTGATGACGACATGTTAATTCATATGCCTAACTTGGTCACTTACCTTAAGCAAGTGCACCAGGCAGGTACTCGGGACTTCTGGGTGGGCAGGGTGTTCAATAATACGGGACCAGTTCGCATTAAGAGCAGCAAATATTATGTGTCACCTCATCTGTATCCATGGGACTCTTATCCGGCCTACACTGGAGGAGCAGGATATGTGGTCTCCAGAGATGTGGCCTCACGAATACACCAAGCTTCACTTACGCTTAATGCTACGCTCCACATTGATGACGTTTTTATGGGGATCTGTGCCAGTGTTATAGGGGTGGCTCCAAAAGCACACAATTTTTTCTCGGGTGAAAAAAAGTCTCCTCATCATCCTTGCATCTACAAACAAATGATGACATCTCATGGACACGAGTCAGACCTTCAGGAACTCTGGGGACAGGCAACTAACCCTGAGGTTCAAAAGGTGGACTCTGGCTTTACAGGCAAACTGTACTGCTCAGTAATAAAATGTGCACTGCTTTGCAATCCATTCATCCGAAACACTTATCCTTGCAACCCATCAACCATTTTCTAA